Proteins encoded within one genomic window of Candidatus Baltobacteraceae bacterium:
- a CDS encoding bifunctional 3,4-dihydroxy-2-butanone-4-phosphate synthase/GTP cyclohydrolase II: MSTFADRLNTALNQASLSAVELAERSGLTESAISLLRSGRREPSYRTLQRLTTVLPELSDASENGARVFDRIEEAIADVRAGKMVIVLDDEDRENEGDLVMAAQMVTAEAINFMRREAGGLICVPMTARRLDELHLPQMVDDNTAVHETAFTVSVEARGLTTTGISAHDRAATIKRLVDPEARPGDFLRPGHTFPLRARDGGVLVRAGQTEASVDLARLAGLYPAGVICEIMADDGTMERRDGLRKYADRHGLKLITVKDLIAYRMQTEKLVKKIAEFNLPTATGLWKGVAYETTVDGNTHVAMVMGDIGDGKDILVRVHSECLTGDALHSIRCDCAAQRDGAMEVIAAKGRGVLLYLRQEGRGIGLANKLRAYELQDRGADTVEANLALGLPADKRDYGIGSQILVDLGVKEMHVITNNPRKIFGLEGYGLKIVGRVPSYTTPTPHNRHYIDTKRSKLGHMFEEEETVAAS; the protein is encoded by the coding sequence GTGAGCACCTTCGCAGATCGCCTCAACACGGCTTTGAACCAGGCGTCGCTTTCGGCCGTCGAGCTGGCCGAGCGTTCCGGCCTCACCGAATCGGCAATCTCGCTGCTGCGGTCCGGGCGCCGCGAGCCGTCGTACCGGACGCTCCAGCGGCTGACGACCGTGCTCCCGGAGCTCTCCGATGCGAGCGAGAACGGCGCCCGCGTGTTCGATCGAATCGAAGAGGCGATCGCCGACGTTCGCGCCGGCAAGATGGTGATCGTGCTCGACGACGAGGATCGCGAAAACGAAGGCGACCTCGTGATGGCCGCCCAGATGGTGACAGCCGAGGCGATCAACTTCATGCGCCGCGAGGCGGGCGGCTTGATTTGCGTTCCGATGACCGCACGCCGCTTGGACGAGCTCCATCTGCCGCAGATGGTCGACGACAACACCGCCGTGCACGAAACCGCGTTTACCGTTTCGGTCGAAGCGCGCGGACTGACGACGACGGGGATCTCCGCGCACGATCGCGCCGCGACGATCAAGCGGCTCGTCGACCCCGAGGCGCGGCCCGGCGATTTTCTGCGTCCGGGACATACGTTTCCGCTGCGCGCTCGCGACGGCGGCGTGCTGGTGCGCGCCGGGCAAACCGAAGCGTCGGTCGATCTCGCGCGCTTGGCGGGACTGTATCCGGCCGGCGTCATCTGCGAAATCATGGCCGACGACGGCACGATGGAGCGTCGCGACGGATTGCGCAAGTACGCGGATCGCCACGGTCTCAAGCTCATCACGGTCAAAGATCTCATCGCGTACCGCATGCAAACCGAGAAGCTCGTCAAGAAGATTGCCGAGTTCAATCTGCCGACTGCAACCGGGCTGTGGAAAGGCGTCGCGTACGAAACGACGGTCGACGGCAACACGCATGTCGCGATGGTGATGGGCGACATCGGTGACGGCAAAGACATCCTCGTGCGCGTGCATTCGGAGTGCTTGACGGGCGACGCGCTGCATTCGATCCGCTGCGATTGTGCCGCTCAGCGCGACGGCGCGATGGAAGTGATCGCTGCAAAAGGGCGCGGCGTGCTGCTCTATCTGCGTCAGGAAGGCCGTGGCATCGGCCTTGCTAACAAGCTGCGCGCCTACGAGCTGCAAGATCGCGGCGCCGATACGGTCGAGGCGAACTTAGCGCTGGGATTGCCCGCCGATAAGCGAGACTACGGCATCGGTTCGCAGATTCTCGTCGATCTGGGCGTCAAAGAGATGCACGTGATTACCAACAATCCGCGCAAGATCTTCGGTCTGGAAGGCTACGGTCTCAAGATCGTCGGGCGGGTTCCCAGTTATACGACGCCGACGCCGCACAATCGTCATTACATCGATACGAAGCGCTCGAAGCTCGGGCACATGTTCGAAGAAGAAGAGACGGTGGCGGCTTCGTGA
- the ribH gene encoding 6,7-dimethyl-8-ribityllumazine synthase: MNRSLPDCSGKRFGIVVARFYSDLADWLVDGAKRALRDCGVDEIDVHDVPGCFELPLACRNLIDTDRYDAFVALGVVIRGETPHFDFVAGECARGIMDVQLSTGVPIGFGVLTTENALQAQERADPQRGDKGYEAALAAATLLRITAGVARAGFRT; the protein is encoded by the coding sequence GTGAATCGTTCGCTGCCGGACTGCAGCGGTAAGCGCTTCGGCATCGTCGTCGCGCGCTTTTATTCCGATTTGGCCGACTGGCTGGTCGACGGCGCGAAGCGCGCGCTGCGCGACTGTGGCGTCGACGAAATCGACGTCCACGACGTTCCGGGCTGCTTCGAGCTGCCGCTGGCGTGCCGCAACCTCATCGATACCGATCGCTACGATGCGTTCGTCGCCCTCGGCGTCGTAATCCGCGGCGAAACGCCGCACTTCGATTTCGTCGCCGGAGAGTGTGCGCGCGGCATCATGGACGTGCAACTCTCCACCGGCGTGCCGATCGGCTTCGGCGTTTTGACCACCGAGAACGCGCTTCAGGCACAAGAGCGCGCCGATCCGCAGCGCGGCGACAAAGGCTATGAAGCCGCGCTTGCCGCCGCGACGCTGTTGCGAATTACGGCCGGCGTTGCCCGGGCCGGTTTTCGGACTTAA
- a CDS encoding glycerol-3-phosphate dehydrogenase/oxidase has protein sequence MNRAAMLARLANETFDVAIVGGGATGLGCAVDAASRGYRTALVEAHDFAAGTSSRSTKLVHGGVRYLARGDVSLVREALHERSLLLQNAPHLVKSVAFLTPAYRWLEIPYYATGLKLYDVLAGHRTGFARSRFAGRDEALRRVPWLRADGLRGAIEYHDGQFDDARLAIELARTAAHHGAALANYARCTRIAQGRIATVRDEESGNVFELRANVVINACGIFADALRKLDDPSASPFLELSRGTHIVIEPHAMWSDDAVLVPKTADGRVVFAIPWHGRLLVGTTDVPATEPVADPQPTDAEIAFLLETIGRYSNVTIDAAKIGAAFAGLRPLVARHPSSSTARVSREHFVDVARSGLVTIAGGKWTTYRKMAQDTIDAAIDSADLPRAPCVTARLALHDGTSEVETLTSAQPDLARPLHPDFPYTLADVVNGFRNEMARSVDDVLFRRTRLGFLDSRATQACRDEVARLAAEQA, from the coding sequence GTGAATCGCGCGGCCATGCTGGCGCGCCTAGCGAACGAAACGTTCGACGTGGCGATCGTCGGCGGCGGTGCGACGGGTCTTGGCTGCGCGGTCGATGCGGCGTCGCGCGGCTACCGCACCGCATTGGTCGAGGCGCACGATTTCGCCGCGGGCACGTCGAGCCGTTCGACCAAGCTCGTTCACGGCGGCGTGCGCTATTTGGCGCGCGGCGACGTGTCTCTCGTGCGCGAGGCGCTGCACGAGCGATCGCTGCTGCTTCAGAACGCACCGCATCTGGTGAAAAGCGTCGCATTCCTCACGCCGGCGTATCGTTGGCTCGAGATTCCGTACTATGCGACGGGCCTCAAACTCTACGACGTGCTGGCCGGACATCGCACCGGCTTCGCTCGCAGTCGATTCGCGGGCCGCGACGAGGCTCTGCGCCGCGTTCCATGGCTGCGCGCGGACGGCTTGCGCGGCGCGATCGAGTATCACGACGGGCAGTTCGACGACGCCCGCTTGGCGATCGAGCTGGCGCGCACCGCCGCACACCACGGCGCCGCGTTAGCGAACTATGCGCGCTGTACGCGCATCGCGCAGGGTCGCATTGCTACCGTACGCGACGAGGAATCGGGCAACGTCTTCGAGCTGCGCGCAAACGTCGTCATCAACGCGTGCGGCATCTTCGCCGACGCGCTTCGCAAGCTCGACGACCCCTCGGCCTCGCCGTTTCTCGAACTCAGCCGCGGTACGCATATCGTTATCGAACCGCACGCAATGTGGAGTGACGACGCCGTGCTCGTACCGAAGACGGCCGATGGGCGCGTCGTCTTCGCGATCCCGTGGCACGGCCGTCTGCTAGTCGGCACGACCGACGTTCCGGCGACCGAACCGGTCGCCGATCCGCAGCCGACCGATGCGGAGATTGCTTTTTTGCTCGAGACGATCGGGCGGTACTCCAACGTAACGATCGACGCGGCTAAGATCGGCGCCGCTTTCGCGGGTTTGCGTCCGCTCGTCGCGCGGCACCCCTCGTCGTCGACCGCGCGCGTGTCGCGCGAGCATTTCGTCGACGTTGCGCGCAGCGGGCTCGTAACGATTGCCGGCGGCAAGTGGACGACCTATCGCAAGATGGCGCAAGACACGATCGATGCGGCGATCGACTCGGCGGATCTACCGCGGGCGCCGTGCGTGACCGCGCGGCTTGCGCTGCACGACGGAACGAGCGAGGTCGAAACGCTCACGAGCGCCCAGCCAGATCTGGCACGCCCGCTTCATCCGGATTTTCCGTATACGCTAGCCGATGTCGTCAACGGTTTTCGTAACGAGATGGCGCGAAGCGTCGACGACGTGCTCTTCCGCCGCACGCGTCTAGGCTTTTTGGATAGCCGTGCAACACAAGCGTGCCGCGATGAAGTCGCGCGCTTAGCGGCCGAGCAGGCGTAA
- the glpK gene encoding glycerol kinase GlpK — MPFVLALDQGTTSSRAMLFDAAGAIVAVDQREFRQHFPQDGWVEHDPREIWETQLATARNAMRAAGATAADVAAIGITNQRETTIVWERASGAPVGPAIVWQDRRTAARCEELRASAAMVARKTGLVLDPYFSATKIAWILDRTSGLRERAERGELAFGTVDSWLIWNLTGGAVHATDHTNASRTLLLNIETLDWDDALLELFAVPRAMLPEIRPSCADYGATATDLFGGTISIGGIAGDQQAALFGQAGFRKGLAKNTYGTGSFVVLNTGENIVHSTHGLLATVAFTTATQRTYALEGSIFVTGAAVQWLRDGLGIIADSQAVERLAGSVPDNGGVYFVPALTGLGAPYWDPYARGAIFGLTRATTRAHLARATLESMAYQTLDVVDAMAGDAGFALRELRVDGGAARDDLAMQFQADVLGVDVVRPRVVETTALGAAYLAGLHAGYWNDLDAIERLWQQERRFEPRIDTATRTKLIAGWQTAVARTLGKHGT; from the coding sequence ATGCCCTTCGTGCTCGCGCTCGACCAAGGGACGACCAGCTCGCGTGCGATGCTTTTCGATGCCGCTGGTGCCATTGTGGCCGTCGATCAGCGCGAGTTCCGGCAGCACTTTCCGCAGGACGGCTGGGTGGAGCACGATCCGCGCGAGATCTGGGAGACGCAGCTCGCGACCGCTCGCAACGCTATGCGAGCGGCCGGCGCAACGGCGGCCGACGTCGCCGCGATCGGCATTACCAATCAGCGCGAAACGACGATCGTATGGGAGCGCGCGAGCGGCGCGCCGGTCGGTCCCGCGATCGTCTGGCAAGATCGCCGCACCGCGGCGCGTTGTGAAGAACTTCGCGCGTCCGCCGCGATGGTCGCGCGTAAGACGGGTCTGGTGCTCGATCCGTATTTCTCGGCGACGAAGATCGCGTGGATTCTCGATCGTACGTCTGGCCTGCGCGAACGCGCCGAGCGCGGCGAGCTCGCATTCGGCACCGTCGATTCGTGGCTGATCTGGAATCTCACCGGCGGCGCGGTGCACGCTACCGATCATACCAACGCGTCGCGCACGTTGCTGCTCAACATCGAAACGCTCGACTGGGACGACGCGCTACTCGAGCTGTTCGCGGTGCCGCGCGCGATGTTGCCGGAGATTCGCCCGTCGTGCGCTGACTACGGCGCAACCGCTACAGACCTGTTCGGCGGAACGATCTCGATCGGCGGGATTGCCGGCGATCAGCAAGCCGCGCTCTTTGGGCAAGCCGGTTTCCGAAAAGGACTTGCCAAGAACACCTACGGCACCGGCTCGTTCGTTGTGCTCAATACCGGTGAGAACATCGTGCACAGCACGCACGGGCTGCTCGCGACGGTCGCGTTTACGACGGCAACGCAGCGCACCTACGCGCTGGAGGGCTCCATCTTCGTCACGGGCGCCGCCGTCCAATGGCTGCGTGACGGACTCGGGATCATCGCCGACTCGCAGGCCGTCGAACGACTGGCCGGTTCGGTACCCGATAACGGCGGCGTGTATTTCGTTCCCGCGCTCACCGGCTTGGGAGCGCCGTATTGGGATCCGTACGCGCGCGGCGCCATCTTCGGCTTAACGCGCGCGACGACGCGCGCACACCTCGCCCGCGCGACCCTCGAATCGATGGCCTACCAAACGCTCGACGTCGTCGACGCAATGGCCGGCGACGCGGGATTCGCGCTGCGCGAGCTGCGCGTCGACGGCGGCGCGGCGCGCGATGACTTGGCGATGCAGTTCCAAGCCGACGTACTCGGCGTCGACGTCGTGCGTCCGCGCGTCGTCGAAACGACCGCGCTCGGCGCCGCGTATCTCGCCGGACTGCACGCCGGCTATTGGAACGACCTCGACGCGATCGAACGGCTGTGGCAGCAAGAACGGCGTTTTGAACCGCGCATCGACACCGCGACACGAACCAAACTGATCGCCGGCTGGCAGACCGCGGTCGCGCGCACGCTCGGAAAACACGGGACGTGA
- a CDS encoding zinc-ribbon domain containing protein — MEDKMLTCKDCGNQFAFTAREQQFFAEKGFTNQPQRCRDCRQARRSQNGDSAPRSNQRPSYEAVCAACGVETTVPFRPRGDRPVYCRSCYSAQVPATV; from the coding sequence TTGGAAGACAAGATGCTTACCTGTAAGGATTGCGGAAATCAGTTCGCGTTCACAGCACGCGAGCAGCAATTCTTCGCCGAAAAAGGCTTCACGAACCAGCCCCAACGCTGTCGCGACTGCCGGCAAGCCCGTCGCTCGCAAAACGGCGATTCGGCACCGCGGTCCAACCAGCGACCCAGCTACGAGGCCGTGTGCGCGGCGTGCGGTGTGGAGACAACCGTACCGTTCCGTCCGCGCGGCGATCGTCCGGTGTACTGCCGCAGTTGCTATTCGGCGCAGGTTCCGGCAACGGTTTGA
- the mtnA gene encoding S-methyl-5-thioribose-1-phosphate isomerase, with the protein MTSFTAVAWEGDAVVYLDQRQLPHDVRYERACSVDEFESAIKTLAVRGAPCIGVFGAFGAALLMRTVSGQADLAAALARLRNARPTAVNLAWAVDRVSAAADPLEEAHTIAREQVAVDAAIAENGLELVPKGARILTHCNTGPLATAGGGTALGVIIAAQRAGKKPRVFVDETRPLLQGSRLNYLELTQAGVDAVLQPDSAAAIAMARKGIDLVIVGADRIVRNGDTANKIGTYGLAILAAHHGIPFYVAAPRSTFDPSIETGEDIPIEERSPDEVTGFGGVRVAPEGAVVYNPAFDVTPGRLITAIVTEYGILRAPYGESIPGLELRPHVSIR; encoded by the coding sequence TTGACGTCCTTTACGGCGGTCGCCTGGGAGGGCGACGCCGTCGTCTACCTCGATCAGCGCCAGCTTCCGCACGACGTCCGCTACGAACGCGCGTGCTCCGTCGACGAGTTCGAGAGTGCGATCAAGACGTTAGCGGTTCGCGGTGCGCCGTGCATCGGCGTCTTCGGTGCGTTCGGCGCAGCGCTGCTCATGCGGACCGTTTCCGGCCAAGCGGATCTCGCCGCGGCGTTAGCGCGCCTGCGCAACGCCCGGCCAACCGCCGTGAATCTCGCGTGGGCGGTCGATCGTGTGAGCGCGGCGGCCGATCCGTTGGAAGAAGCCCACACGATCGCGCGCGAGCAAGTCGCCGTCGATGCGGCGATCGCTGAAAATGGGCTCGAGCTCGTCCCCAAGGGCGCGCGCATTCTCACGCACTGCAACACCGGACCGCTCGCGACCGCGGGCGGCGGTACGGCACTCGGCGTCATCATTGCCGCGCAACGTGCCGGAAAGAAACCGCGGGTTTTCGTCGATGAAACGCGGCCGCTGCTGCAAGGCTCGCGCCTAAACTATCTCGAGCTGACGCAAGCCGGCGTCGATGCGGTGCTGCAGCCCGATTCGGCCGCAGCCATTGCGATGGCGCGCAAGGGTATCGATCTGGTGATCGTCGGCGCCGATCGCATCGTGCGCAACGGCGACACCGCCAACAAGATCGGGACGTACGGCCTGGCCATCCTGGCGGCGCATCACGGCATTCCGTTTTACGTCGCGGCCCCGCGCTCGACGTTCGATCCCTCGATCGAAACCGGCGAGGACATTCCGATTGAAGAGCGTTCTCCCGACGAAGTCACCGGCTTCGGCGGCGTTCGCGTCGCACCGGAGGGCGCGGTGGTGTATAACCCCGCGTTCGACGTCACCCCAGGCCGGCTCATTACGGCGATCGTCACCGAGTACGGCATTCTCAGAGCGCCCTACGGCGAGTCGATTCCCGGCCTCGAGTTACGCCCCCACGTTAGCATTCGTTAA
- a CDS encoding alkaline phosphatase family protein — MLRRIVSAIGCAALLCACGGNVTPPTSALANPDAVLSRLRPAKAAAGSPIEHVIVVIQENRTTDNLFNGFPGADTVTAGTDHKGNPVTLQPQGLEWEYDPSHSHPSLATEYDGGKMNGFDLDTCDSDPLNLAGGCTPPKDFAYSFVPPAEVTWYWLLAGKFDFAGKGYGFADRMFSSRQVPSFPGHQFLVAGQTPAAGDPWGTGAKGLASIWGCDAPKSHVAEFGKSYSAPLVQGVPCYDYQSIADLMDAKGVSWRYYTGAIGTVDGGISAFDAIKRVRYSGDWVNVVTPMTQILSDIQNGTLPQVSFVTPPFAASDHGATLSAGGPAWVMSLYAALTENPALYKSTTMLVTWDDSGGWYDHVAPPHDTFGPLGFRVPLIAVSPYARQKVSHVTHTFGSVLHYIEKNFALGTLHQEDEHSDNLSDMFNYKQTPIAPIAHFGSFDRTAFERVYTPAYWQRFARDKRRVDTDQ, encoded by the coding sequence ATGCTACGCCGTATCGTTTCCGCTATTGGTTGCGCCGCGCTGCTTTGTGCGTGCGGCGGCAACGTGACGCCGCCTACCAGCGCTCTCGCGAATCCGGACGCGGTGTTATCAAGGCTGCGACCCGCCAAGGCCGCCGCAGGCAGCCCGATTGAGCACGTCATCGTCGTGATTCAAGAGAATCGCACGACGGATAATTTGTTTAACGGCTTCCCCGGCGCCGATACGGTTACGGCCGGCACGGATCATAAGGGCAACCCTGTTACGCTACAACCCCAAGGACTCGAATGGGAGTACGATCCGAGCCACTCGCATCCGTCGCTTGCGACCGAGTACGACGGTGGGAAAATGAACGGCTTCGATCTCGACACGTGCGATTCCGATCCGCTCAATCTCGCCGGTGGATGCACGCCGCCTAAAGACTTCGCGTACTCGTTCGTCCCGCCGGCCGAGGTCACGTGGTATTGGCTGCTCGCGGGCAAATTCGATTTCGCCGGCAAAGGATACGGATTTGCCGATCGCATGTTTTCGTCGCGCCAGGTCCCGTCATTCCCGGGACATCAGTTCTTAGTAGCCGGACAAACGCCGGCAGCGGGCGATCCGTGGGGCACGGGCGCGAAAGGCTTGGCCTCCATTTGGGGATGCGATGCGCCCAAATCGCACGTCGCCGAGTTCGGTAAGAGCTATTCCGCTCCGCTCGTCCAAGGCGTCCCGTGCTACGACTATCAATCGATCGCCGATTTGATGGACGCGAAGGGGGTGTCGTGGAGGTACTACACCGGCGCCATCGGCACGGTCGATGGAGGAATCAGCGCGTTCGATGCGATCAAGCGTGTACGATACAGCGGCGACTGGGTCAACGTCGTCACGCCGATGACGCAGATCCTTAGTGACATTCAAAACGGAACGCTGCCGCAGGTCTCGTTCGTGACGCCTCCGTTTGCGGCATCCGATCACGGCGCGACGCTCTCGGCCGGAGGGCCGGCTTGGGTCATGTCGCTGTACGCCGCGCTGACCGAGAATCCGGCACTCTACAAGTCGACGACGATGCTCGTGACCTGGGACGACTCGGGCGGCTGGTACGATCACGTGGCGCCGCCGCACGATACGTTCGGGCCGCTGGGATTCCGCGTGCCGCTCATCGCGGTTTCGCCCTACGCTCGGCAAAAAGTCTCGCACGTGACGCATACGTTCGGGAGCGTCCTGCACTATATCGAAAAGAACTTTGCGCTCGGAACGCTGCACCAAGAAGACGAGCATTCGGATAATCTGTCCGATATGTTCAACTACAAACAGACGCCGATAGCGCCTATCGCGCATTTTGGCTCGTTCGACCGCACCGCGTTCGAGCGGGTATATACGCCGGCTTACTGGCAACGCTTTGCCCGCGACAAGCGTAGGGTCGACACGGACCAGTAG
- a CDS encoding Uma2 family endonuclease, translating into MGAVVHIDLDDKPYLEILDGRCVRKVSPKRKHAVLQWRIAALIDRLGGSFGQVATEWRFHLPAGGNGATTLVPDVAWVALERLRSLSENAREEPPFAPDIVVEVRSPSDREAHIAAKIAAYLANGSLVVLDVDPDREVITAHERGGSTTFSRGDFFQCSSVPWLRFETAPLFASLEI; encoded by the coding sequence ATGGGTGCAGTGGTTCATATCGACCTCGACGACAAGCCGTACCTGGAAATCCTCGACGGCCGCTGCGTGCGCAAGGTGAGCCCGAAGCGCAAGCACGCCGTCCTGCAGTGGCGCATCGCGGCATTGATCGACCGGCTCGGCGGATCGTTCGGCCAGGTCGCGACCGAGTGGCGCTTCCACTTGCCGGCCGGCGGTAACGGAGCAACGACGTTGGTACCCGACGTTGCGTGGGTGGCACTGGAACGATTGCGATCGCTTTCTGAAAACGCACGCGAGGAGCCGCCCTTTGCGCCCGACATCGTCGTCGAAGTTCGGTCTCCTTCGGATCGCGAGGCGCATATCGCCGCGAAGATCGCCGCTTACTTAGCGAACGGCAGCCTCGTCGTACTGGACGTCGATCCCGATCGAGAAGTCATTACCGCCCACGAGCGCGGCGGTTCGACCACGTTCTCGCGTGGCGACTTCTTCCAATGCAGCTCCGTTCCGTGGCTGCGTTTCGAGACAGCACCTCTCTTCGCGTCGCTCGAAATCTAG
- a CDS encoding peptide ABC transporter substrate-binding protein, with translation MKYIAIACAALFLLAGCSRSAIGGGGRHNGTQPGVLRVAVVTEPKSLNPLLATDTTDGFIDRLMFEPLVSADPKGDPVPMLASVVPSLTNGGISKDGLTITYHLRRDAKWSDGTPVTSQDVKFSWQAIVNPNDNVISRHGYDNVRSIDTPDADTAVVHLKERFAPFVNTFFAESDQPYNLVPAHVLSKYPNINQLPFNNEPSVNDGPFKFASWAHGDRIVMDNNPNFFKGKPGLNRVIVQFVPDENTAINLLRTHAIDYIFQASINTYPALKNVPNVRLVFVDMNAFEALEFNVQHPGISDPLVRRAIAYALDKSSLVSRLTYNQDKIATGDLPDWMWAFDPTVKSYPHDVATARQLLAQAGWRPGPDGIARRDDKPLSLLLSTDNANATHREESLLVQEALKRIGIDVEIKYYPQDLLYATQAMGGILQSGKFDLTLAPWYAGIDPDDSSQFICAMLPPNGYNTARYCNRDMESAQRDALTHYDIGPRKKAYSRIEHLLVRDNPYIFFWWQRQMEAISVDFKGFSPNPTVESWNAWQWSI, from the coding sequence ATGAAGTACATCGCGATTGCCTGTGCGGCGCTCTTCCTTTTAGCTGGCTGCAGCCGGTCGGCGATCGGGGGCGGCGGCCGGCATAACGGCACGCAGCCCGGCGTGCTTCGCGTCGCGGTGGTGACGGAGCCCAAGAGCCTCAACCCGCTCCTTGCCACCGATACGACCGACGGCTTCATCGACCGGCTGATGTTCGAGCCGCTCGTTTCGGCCGATCCCAAAGGCGACCCGGTGCCCATGCTCGCGTCGGTCGTCCCCTCCCTGACCAACGGCGGCATCAGCAAGGACGGCCTCACGATTACTTATCACCTGCGCAGAGACGCCAAGTGGAGCGACGGAACGCCGGTCACGTCCCAAGACGTGAAGTTCTCGTGGCAAGCGATCGTCAATCCGAACGACAACGTCATCTCGCGCCACGGCTACGACAACGTGCGATCGATCGACACGCCCGACGCCGACACGGCGGTCGTGCACCTCAAAGAGCGCTTCGCGCCGTTCGTCAACACGTTTTTTGCCGAGAGCGATCAACCGTACAATCTCGTGCCCGCGCACGTGCTCTCGAAATACCCAAACATCAACCAGCTTCCGTTCAACAACGAACCGTCGGTCAACGACGGCCCCTTCAAGTTTGCCTCGTGGGCCCACGGCGATCGCATCGTGATGGACAACAATCCGAACTTTTTCAAAGGCAAGCCGGGTCTCAACCGGGTCATCGTCCAGTTCGTGCCCGACGAAAATACCGCGATTAACTTGCTGCGGACGCACGCGATCGACTACATCTTCCAAGCGTCGATCAACACGTACCCCGCGCTCAAGAACGTGCCCAACGTGCGGTTAGTCTTCGTCGACATGAACGCTTTCGAGGCCCTCGAGTTCAACGTGCAGCATCCGGGGATTTCCGATCCGCTCGTGCGCCGCGCGATCGCGTACGCGCTCGATAAGTCCAGTCTCGTCTCGCGCTTGACGTACAACCAAGACAAGATCGCCACCGGCGACCTTCCGGATTGGATGTGGGCGTTCGATCCTACGGTGAAGTCGTATCCGCACGACGTCGCGACGGCACGGCAACTCCTCGCTCAGGCGGGTTGGCGTCCGGGACCTGACGGCATCGCACGCCGCGACGACAAACCGCTGTCGCTGCTGCTCTCCACCGACAACGCCAACGCCACCCATCGCGAAGAAAGCCTCTTGGTGCAGGAGGCGCTCAAGCGCATCGGTATCGACGTCGAGATCAAGTACTATCCGCAGGATCTGCTCTACGCAACCCAAGCCATGGGCGGCATCCTGCAAAGCGGCAAGTTCGACCTCACGCTCGCCCCGTGGTACGCCGGTATCGATCCCGACGACTCATCGCAGTTCATCTGTGCCATGCTGCCGCCCAATGGTTACAACACGGCGCGCTACTGCAATCGCGATATGGAGTCGGCGCAGCGCGACGCCCTCACGCACTACGACATCGGTCCGCGCAAGAAAGCGTACTCGCGGATCGAGCATTTACTCGTGCGCGACAACCCGTACATCTTCTTCTGGTGGCAGCGACAAATGGAGGCGATTAGCGTCGATTTCAAAGGCTTCTCGCCGAATCCGACGGTCGAATCCTGGAACGCCTGGCAATGGAGCATCTAG